A portion of the Homo sapiens chromosome 16, GRCh38.p14 Primary Assembly genome contains these proteins:
- the LOC124903759 gene encoding guanine nucleotide-binding protein subunit gamma 4-like isoform X1 codes for MCVHLYACVPVCVCLCVWVHICVCVCACVCVCTYVCVHTCMHVCLCVWVHICVCVPVCVGAHLCVWVHICVCVRLCGCTFVCVCACVCACVCGCLCVWGTFVCVCACVWVHICVCASVCVPVCGGAHLCVRLCVGVHICVCACVCGCTFVCVCACVCGCLCVCGAHLCVCVCLCVGAHLCVCLCVCACVWGCTFVCVCACVWGCTFVCVCACVCGCTFVCVCACVCGCTFVCVCLCVWVHICVCVCLCVWVHICVCACVWVHICVCVPVCVCLCVWVHICVCVCLCVWVHICVCVCACVCVAGPGCQTLNKRRKTSVFILLVGRWSRNTWMESALQERCLCLWRGPCTDAVFSKEVLGTPWSEPRKMPAVGARAPLHRPCWASGPRPTAVNGLRSTTCDGWRRERKAPFFPGPQRSPGPGRQETEARTVQRCRNVLGT; via the exons atgtgtgtacatttgtatgcatgtgtgcctgtgtgtgtgtgcctgtgtgtgtgggtgcacatttgtgtgtgtgtgtgtgcctgtgtgtgtgtgtgcacgtatgtatgtgtgcacacttgtatgcatgtgtgcctgtgtgtgtgggtgcacatttgtgtgtgtgtgcctgtgtgtgtgggtgcacatttgtgtgtgtgggtgcacatttgtgtgtgtgtgcgcctgtgtgggtgcacatttgtgtgtgtgtgtgcctgtgtgtgtgcctgtgtgtgtgggtgcctgtgtgtgtggggcacatttgtgtgtgtgtgtgcctgtgtgtgggtgcacatttgtgtgtgtgcctctgtgtgtgtgcctgtgtgtgggggtgcacatttgtgtgtgcgcctgtgtgtgggggtgcacatttgtgtgtgcgcctgtgtgtgtgggtgcacatttgtgtgtgtgtgcgcctgtgtgtgtgggtgcctgtgtgtgtgtggggcacatttgtgtgtgtgtgtgtgcctgtgtgtgggtgcacatttgtgtgtgtgcctgtgtgtgtgtgcctgtgtgtgggggtgcacatttgtgtgtgtgtgtgcctgtgtgtgggggtgcacatttgtgtgtgtgtgtgcctgtgtgtgtgggtgcacatttgtgtgtgtgtgtgcctgtgtgtgtgggtgcacatttgtgtgtgtgtgcctgtgtgtgtgggtgcacatttgtgtgtgtgtgtgcctgtgtgtgtgggtgcacatttgtgtgtgtgcctgtgtgtgggtgcacatttgtgtgtgtgtgcctgtgtgtgtgtgcctgtgtgtgtgggtgcacatttgtgtgtgtgtgtgcctgtgtgtgtgggtgcacatttgtgtgtgtgtgtgtgcctgtgtgtgtgttgcaggCCCTGGATGCCAGACACTGAATAAACGCAGGAAGACGTCTGTCTTCATTCTCCTCGTGGGTCGCTGGTCCAGAAACACCTGGATGGAAAGTGCTCTGCAGGAACGGTGCCTCTGCCTGTGGCGGGGACCCTG CACAGACGCAGTCTTCAGCAAGGAAGTGCTGGGAACGCCCTGGAGTGAACCCAGGAAGATGCCTGCAGTGGGTGCCAGGGCCCCTCTCCACCGTCCCTGCTGGGCTTCGGGGCCACGCCCGACTGCTGTGAACGGCCTGCGGAGCACCACGTGCGACGGCTGGAGGCGAGAG AGAAAAGCTCCATTCTTCCCAGGACCTCAGCGCAGCCCTGGCCCAGGAAGGCAGGAGACAGAGGCCAGGACGGTCCAGAGGTGTCGAAATGTCCTGGGGACCTGA
- the LOC124903759 gene encoding keratin-associated protein 5-1-like isoform X2, protein MCVHLYACVPVCVCLCVWVHICVCVCACVCVCTYVCVHTCMHVCLCVWVHICVCVPVCVGAHLCVWVHICVCVRLCGCTFVCVCACVCACVCGCLCVWGTFVCVCACVWVHICVCASVCVPVCGGAHLCVRLCVGVHICVCACVCGCTFVCVCACVCGCLCVCGAHLCVCVCLCVGAHLCVCLCVCACVWGCTFVCVCACVWGCTFVCVCACVCGCTFVCVCACVCGCTFVCVCLCVWVHICVCVCLCVWVHICVCACVWVHICVCVPVCVCLCVWVHICVCVCLCVWVHICVCVCACVCVAGPGCQTLNKRRKTSVFILLVGRWSRNTWMESALQERCLCLWRGPCCKWDE, encoded by the exons atgtgtgtacatttgtatgcatgtgtgcctgtgtgtgtgtgcctgtgtgtgtgggtgcacatttgtgtgtgtgtgtgtgcctgtgtgtgtgtgtgcacgtatgtatgtgtgcacacttgtatgcatgtgtgcctgtgtgtgtgggtgcacatttgtgtgtgtgtgcctgtgtgtgtgggtgcacatttgtgtgtgtgggtgcacatttgtgtgtgtgtgcgcctgtgtgggtgcacatttgtgtgtgtgtgtgcctgtgtgtgtgcctgtgtgtgtgggtgcctgtgtgtgtggggcacatttgtgtgtgtgtgtgcctgtgtgtgggtgcacatttgtgtgtgtgcctctgtgtgtgtgcctgtgtgtgggggtgcacatttgtgtgtgcgcctgtgtgtgggggtgcacatttgtgtgtgcgcctgtgtgtgtgggtgcacatttgtgtgtgtgtgcgcctgtgtgtgtgggtgcctgtgtgtgtgtggggcacatttgtgtgtgtgtgtgtgcctgtgtgtgggtgcacatttgtgtgtgtgcctgtgtgtgtgtgcctgtgtgtgggggtgcacatttgtgtgtgtgtgtgcctgtgtgtgggggtgcacatttgtgtgtgtgtgtgcctgtgtgtgtgggtgcacatttgtgtgtgtgtgtgcctgtgtgtgtgggtgcacatttgtgtgtgtgtgcctgtgtgtgtgggtgcacatttgtgtgtgtgtgtgcctgtgtgtgtgggtgcacatttgtgtgtgtgcctgtgtgtgggtgcacatttgtgtgtgtgtgcctgtgtgtgtgtgcctgtgtgtgtgggtgcacatttgtgtgtgtgtgtgcctgtgtgtgtgggtgcacatttgtgtgtgtgtgtgtgcctgtgtgtgtgttgcaggCCCTGGATGCCAGACACTGAATAAACGCAGGAAGACGTCTGTCTTCATTCTCCTCGTGGGTCGCTGGTCCAGAAACACCTGGATGGAAAGTGCTCTGCAGGAACGGTGCCTCTGCCTGTGGCGGGGACCCTG CTGTAAATGGGACGAGTAA